GATGTCgtatataaataaatgttgaacTTGATTCTTGAACTTGATTCCatggttagttttttttttatatttttttatttccgtaacaattatttcaaacttcttctcttcttctttggcacaacaaccgctgtcggtcaaggcctgcctgtactcacaagtgaagtgagcttggctttcagtgacttattgtaaccatagcaggatagttagtcctacgtatggggacgcggtctattcgggacttgaacccatgatttCAAACTTACGTTGGACTAATAATTATCTTAGCTTCTTAAATTATGCAACTTTACGTAAAGTTTCCAAGATCAAAAAATGcgatttttggatttttattaCTAATCCCTGACCAACATTTAGAAAAAACATCTTTAGTAAACAATAGATCTATTATTCGGTCttcttttaacatattttatataacCTATTGTATTCAAAAGTGAGCTGAGCATCTCAGTCACATACGTGTTAGCTTCTAAGTTAGCATTAAATGCTTCTAATGCCTCTTCTGTATCAATGGCAGTAATGGCTGCATTGCGTGATGTTGTCCCTGCTATAGTATCCATTgcgtaaaacataatttcgaGCCGTAGTCTGCTTCGATAGCTTAATAAGATTGTCCACTTGTTTTCGAGTTATAACACACTCATGTACACCGGATGATGAAAAAGTATCAGGTAAAGACGGCAGACTGGTTGAGGATGACGATCCGGAAgagaatcgctgtcccggcataGCTGACGAATCGGAAgagaatcgctgtcccggcataGCTGACGAATCGGACAAAGATCCATCGAAAAGGAACGTACCGGAAACATCAGGGATGGTTGATGGTGGCGATGAGGcggtcaacaatgacgttCCGGAAGAGGATCGAGGTCCCGGCTTGGCAGACGAACTGGGCATTGATCCTTTGAACAGAAACGAACCGGAAATATTAGTGATGGGTGATGGTGACGATGGgacggtcaacaatgacggtccggaagaggatcgctgtccTGGCTTGGCTGACGAACCGGACATAGATTCACCCAAAAGAAATGTACCGCAAACATCACGGATGGGTGGCCGTGACGATGGAACGGTCACCATATCTGACGAAACAAATATAGGTGGCGGTGACGATGAGCCAGCCAACAATGTCGAAGCAAGAATAATAGGAGTAGCGGGCACGACCGATGAAACTGACGtcagagcagaaaaaaaccattAGATAGGACGTAGTTCCATCATTTCGGTACTCGGTTGCAATGCAAATGATGCATATCCGTGATCATGAtccatgttttgcattttcctaAAAAGATAATTGTTTCAATAACCTTTGATTCATATTAGATTCAAACATGATTCAAAGCACCTCATCAACTTACCTGGGTGTATAAGGTTCTGGACAGCCACAAAGCCGATATGGAGTGAAGTTTTCGTAAGTATGCCTCttgataaaatattttcctAAATAAGCTTTCTTCTATTCACAGCATTGAAATGCGGCTAACAGTCGGCCCATATAGACACGTTCATGCTTGATGGAGTGAGTATGACGATGACGTCACGGTGGGGCCTATGTGTGCTTACTTGTGTGAAAGAGATAAAGCACACCTCAAAcatacccgctgcgcaaagcgatcgaaaacttgtcagccactcgctcaatatAGCTTGAGAGCAAAacccaataacgataaagcgaggtgaaagggaaaagagagaagaaagagaacgtgggtgtgaactatttttcgcccattatcatttttcgccaacacggtcgcgtaccggagcttttttgtcaaaaagagacatacacatacagcgcgctctctcgaaataccgtaaacgcttcaaccgatcaagagcttcgatcggttcttcggacatttctgctcgctttctcgatcggtttcggcagaaagcgagctagaaagcgagctcaaaaactgctcgattttgttgtgcgggtacAGAAACCAAAGTGTTCAAAAAGATGGGGGGTACGACTATGTTTTTTGCACtagagcagcggtcggcaaacttttgcgGCAACGGGCCAAATTTAGTTAATGATCTGaagccgcgggccaggagaatgcggtaattcaatttttgtgatttaattattactttattaaattttaaaaaacaaaataattgattaatgaTATCAAGCAATGTGATTGGTATTATTGCTATTTTCCAATAATCGTGTCATCCaagcatggttcaaaattgataagTTAATaagtaactttttttttaatatacaaaaatataaatcataaaattttGTATGCGACCTTCATTTCGATAGGCTTATTATGGTGTTAAAATGATGTTAATattacataacggttgcattaaaaaatggacaacaatTATCGATTTGTCATGGGTTTATCTTAACCCCcactaacaaaacgttaattacACTTTGACCAGTAGTATCCCATTAGTTAacagacaaaatttgacaccactatcagtcgaactcta
This genomic interval from Anopheles merus strain MAF chromosome 3L, AmerM5.1, whole genome shotgun sequence contains the following:
- the LOC121599808 gene encoding uncharacterized protein LOC121599808 isoform X3, which produces MVTVPSSRPPIRDVCGSMPSSSAKPGPRSSSGTSLLTASSPPSTIPDVSGTFLFDGSLSDSSAMPGQRFSSDSSAMPGQRFSSGSSSSTSLPSLPDTFSSSGVHECVITRKQVDNLIKLSKQTTARNYVLRNGYYSRDNITQCSHYCH
- the LOC121599808 gene encoding uncharacterized protein LOC121599808 isoform X2 — encoded protein: MVTVPSSRPPIRDVCGTFLLGESMSGSMPSSSAKPGPRSSSGTSLLTASSPPSTIPDVSGTFLFDGSLSDSSAMPGQRFSSDSSAMPGQRFSSGSSSSTSLPSLPDTFSSSGVHECVITRKQVDNLIKLSKQTTARNYVLRNGYYSRDNITQCSHYCH
- the LOC121599808 gene encoding uncharacterized protein LOC121599808 isoform X1, encoding MVTVPSSRPPIRDVCGTFLLGESMSGSSAKPGQRSSSGPSLLTVPSSPSPITNISGSFLFKGSMPSSSAKPGPRSSSGTSLLTASSPPSTIPDVSGTFLFDGSLSDSSAMPGQRFSSDSSAMPGQRFSSGSSSSTSLPSLPDTFSSSGVHECVITRKQVDNLIKLSKQTTARNYVLRNGYYSRDNITQCSHYCH